One Arachis hypogaea cultivar Tifrunner chromosome 18, arahy.Tifrunner.gnm2.J5K5, whole genome shotgun sequence genomic window, CGTTGTGTCGCCGTCGTCGTCTTGCTGTCAGTGGAAGGTTagtcaatttcatttttattttgagcTGTTTCAGTGTtatgaatttgattttgaatgtCTCTgatgagtgatttgtgatttctgaatctgaaattaattaatttgtgatcagcgttttgaatttaaaatttgtgaTCAGTGATTTGTTATGCTGCATTGCTGCTGTTggtatttaatttttgttgttgattcttttttattttttgttctgctTTTGGTATTTGGTAATCTTTGTTCTGCTTCTGGTATTTggtaatcttttttatttttggttctgTTTGATGTTTTTAACTTTGATTAtgatgtattgatttcaattatGGATGGaagtattaatcaagaagcagTTGCTGATAACAATGCATCTTTGAGTAATAATTTGCCTGCCAAGAAGCTCTTTGTAATTTCAGTTATGTTTTTAACTTTGTCATTGCTATTTTGTAATTTCTGCTGGTTGCAGGTTTAGAGCCAAGAAGCTCCTCAAGCAGGCAACATTGTTGAACAGGTCAATAATACACCAAAGTATTAATCTTGGGAGCTTCTTTTAACTTTTTTTCATCTGGGGTGGTGTTGTGATTGTTATTGAGGctgccttttttatttttatttattttttttttgcagattGTTGTTCAAATCATAGTGGTGTTGGCATATGTTGGGGGAGAATAGAGCACTGCAAGGTTACTCATCTGCACTGTGGATTGTTCAGCAGCGGCCCCGAAAAGAGCACCGTTGTGTCCCTCATAGAGAGATTCTATGACCGTTCATCAGGTaaacttaaaagttaaaatttctCACTTAATTTGAGTGATGGCTAGGTAAAGATGCATTCTTAGTTTAGTATGTAGTTTTACTTGCTTGTTAAAAAATCTGGAACTGAAGTTATGCATATTAGTTAAAGGCCATATGATATGGTATGGTATGTTATGTGGCACTAATTAATTGAAGAAATTGTGTGTAGGACAAGTTTTGCTAGATGGGAATGATGTTAAGAGTTTGAAGCTAAAATGGTTGAGGCAGCAAAAGGACTATTGAGCCAAGAACCGGCATTGTTTGTGACAACATTCAGAAGCTGACCAAGTTGAGATTGAAGAAGCAGCAAGAGTAGCCaagtttataatttatttattttattctaaaacgattTTTTCGGTTGAATTACGGTTGGACCAGTAAACTAAtgaaccagtgactagagcggttcgatgaccgaTCCGATTCTCAAAACCTTGGTGTCTGTATTTCATATATTAAGTGcaaactttctctctcttttcttttcttttttcatcatttttttaaaatttttttctttggttcAAAATATCTTCTAAAACTCTAATTCACAAAGATGGCCCGTGGGACAATAAAAATTGCAATACATTGCATAACTTCCTTTTTGAATGAAACCCAAAGTAGTTGCAACGAAATTTTAGTGGGCATTTTAGGTCTTCAACCAAATTTTATTCTCATAGACATTCTCAGTTATTGCTTCCGTAACATGGATAGGTCACTTTACTGGTTCAGGAAAAGTCACTTTACTGGTTCAGGAAAACTCGTTTGTGAGTAGGGATGATAATGGGTTTTTATGGCGCGGGAGAAGCTCTCCTGTTCCTGTTTAGTAAAATGTCTTCTATTTCATTTTCGGGCACGGATTCGGTGTGCCGAAATTCTTTGGCACACCAGTGCACATGATGTTTATGTTTGGCTGATCGGTGCGCCATTTGAGGTTGGCCGTCGGATCTCTCTGCTTTTTCAATCCAATGGTAGAGattactctttctctctcctcctatAATTGGTTAGTGGTTTAGGTGTGTCAGAGGGGTTAGTTTGCAAATCTCACTTTGTAGCtggttatttttgttacaataaaaaattatttgggtTTATGTAGAATTAGTTTATCATGTTTTAAGAACTAAATTAATGGTTGTTAGTGATTCTGTTTAACGCTAAATCAGACATGATAGAGGAGGGCTGGGAGGGAAGGAAAAGCACCGTGGACGTCGTTTGACGCATACAAGATAAGCTGCGATGGATACGTATCCGTCACTGACCCGTCAATGGAGTAATGGAGTTGCAGGAAGCTTTCTCCCGCGGAGTCACACTGCAGAGCTGCCTGCTCTCTGAAGTGCGGCCTCTGTCGCGACTCGTTGGTTCGGAGGATGAAGATCTGCATAGTGTCCTCGCCGGAGCTGGATTCGATCACCGTCGAATAACAATGAGTGATGTTTCGGATAGATGCATGGCTTTGCCGGAGACGTCCAACAAGAAAGGATCGAAGCGGCGCGGGGATGGTGGGCGAGAGGATGACGAAGGAGAGGCCGATGGTGTTACGGGTCGGGCGGGTTAGGTTAGAACACAGTTGGTTGAACTTGGGTCAATCGTGATGGGCCTCTGGACTAATTTTTTTCCTTGAGATGCACATTTTTTCTGAAACCAATGCTGGGCTCAAGTGTTGGGCTATTAAAAGTGTTGTTAAAACTAGATAAATGGTCTAGTATGGTCCTTTTCACTGCACGAGTTGGTGCGGTGTCGAAAGAGGCAAAGAAAGGAAACGGTGAAGGGGGTGAAGAGGTGCGGTCTTTGTCGCCAGACAGGGCATAATCGAGTTTCCTGCCACTTAAATCCCAACAGCAGAATGAACACACAAGAGGGTGCATCATACTTTGGTGGTGAGGGCGAAGGTGAAACTGGCACAAGGGAGGACTCGTCTGAGGAGGATGAGGTAAGACTTTGGCAACAAATTTGTTTAGTCGTCCTTTTCAATTAATGTATTGACTGTTCATCGATTCGTAGTTCATGGCTAACTGAATGTATCGTTGTAGTTGGCATGGGACGATGCATCGGACGTTGCCTTGGACGAGGGTTATGATTCACATGGCACAATTTGGTAACCATTCATTATTTTTAGTGCGCTCACAGCTCAATCCAGTGGGAACGTGGGTCTTCAAATTAGGCAAAGGTTTGGTGATGCAGCAGGTGTTTTAGTTTCTTAGAAGATCATGCGTGATGTTCTATGTTTGGACAAACAATGGGTAGCTATAGAAAACTGTTTTGGACTGTTATACTTCCAATTTGACCATATCCAGCCGCTATATGACTTTATTTTGTAACGCTCTATATTTAAATTGGAAATTATTCTAGAGCATCCATGGTGCTGTATGAATTGAAATTGCAAATTAGTGTAGAGAGCATCCATGGTGCTGTGTGAATTGGAATTGTAAAGTAATCTAAGGAACACTGATATTTTGAAAAGTTCTTAGTTACACCGGTCATAAGATTGTATCATGTACAAAAAGATTTAAGTCTAGCAGTTGCAACACATCAACAATCAGAGCACAAAAATAGTTGTTGCCAAATCAGAAAAGGCAATCCAAAATAACATGGTCAGCTAGTTCATCAACCCAGTTGGATTCATTCAAAATCAACAAATTGGACCAACAGCTCCACGTCCGGGTTGGTCCTGGAGATCTCAAAGACGGCCAGATTCTCCACAGTTACGTTGCACTTGCGCAAGAAATCAGCCCACCCTCCGCCGATGGTGCCACAATTGCGGCTTCTATTGCCCCTGTATCTGGCGTAGTCCGCCCGGACGGAAATCTCCCCCGCTCTCAGAGTGACCATGACATCATCGCTGACGTCGTCTCCAAAGTGTGGCACATTTGGCCGGGCAAACCAAAAAACGAGAAGGAGATGTACTTAAAGTTAAAGGCATGTGTAACATGAATGCAACATGCATGAagccaagaaaatgaaaaggcaACTATTGATGATGGCATTATGAACAGTTAACATGCAATTGGGTGCTTGTTTCACAAAACATTGGATATTGAAAAACAGCATACGAGGGCATTACCAACAAATTTGTGTAATTAATTTCAAGTCAACCACGGCTCCACCAGATAGCCAACCATTAACAATTAAGCAACAGCACAACACAGAAGACGTGGACCACTTACGACGGCACAGAGGCCAACAAAATAAGGACCATGAAAACAACAACACTTACTGTGGACCACCTAGGCCGCCACATTACTTTCAATAGAGGGAACAACAGGGGAACAAAACAGATAATGTGGACCCCAAATACTGCCAACGTAAAAGGTGTATATATAGTGGAGAGGGAAAGTCATTACCAGGAAGTGGACGCGCAACAACCTTTCTGTGATGTGCATAATGAAGTAAGGGTGCTCGGACTGAAATGTCTGCTCCACCTCAGCTGCAGCTGCGCTCCTGGGAACATTGATGCACCCCGTTCGACGGTGGGGCTTTTGAGGAGTGCGTGGACGGTTCGTTGGCACCTGGGGGGGTGTGAGGTCGCCAGAGTCATCACCAGACGCAGCATACGTCTTCTCCACACCCGGTGCCTGAAATATGCGAACGCTGAAGTCGTCTCTGCCCTTGTGCTTGAACAGCAGAATGTTAAAGGGTTGTAGCTTGTAGTCATGATAAAACCTTTGCCATCCTCTCCCGAGAGTGATCTCTTTCAACCCCTTGGGGCTGCATGCAATCTTGTAAGTACGGTCTGACCCGTCGGCGACCGTGATGTAGATATGGTTGCTACCCTTGGGGAGGAGACCACTGGGTAATGGTAGACGCTGCAGATATGGGCATATCAAGACACAGCGTAAGAGATAGAACAAAATGCGGAGAGGAGAGTCAGAAATAATGGAAAGAACAGAAGAGCAAGCTTTAACCTACCATCGGTTGCGACGGCTCTCCTGCCCCTTTGATAACCCTAACGACGTCACATTTCGCGTGTTCTTCGGCCATTTTCTCGTCCAGGCACCAACAGAGAAGAGTGGGATATTCTGAGTTAGGAGAACACCAACAGAGTAAACAGCGTGTGAATCGAGTATGAAAGGGTGAATccaatctaattaattaatttagtcagAGTTCCACCCCTTAGGATTGTGTGCCATCACCCTTCCATGAAGTCTTCTTCTACAAGCCAAAAAGTTTCGTGCCTCATGGGTCAGATgggaatgtttttttttttttgtgcttgtgTTAAGCGAGACTTTggattttaaaacaattttgtcCTGGATCCGTCTCCATTAAAAGGCCATAACCAATCGTTacgcacaaaagaactcatggaACCATACATTGTGGGCATAACGGAGGATATGAGTACGTAGTTGTTAGTGGGCTCAGGTTATTGCGTTGGCCTGGCCCATGAAAGCGTAAATCATCCCCTGGCGTTTAGTATGTTCATTTTCACTgcacgaaaaaaaaaatcctcaCACGGCTGCGCAAGGAAGAGGAACACCAAGATAGTTATCGCATGTATAATAAGTTGTTGAACCATTTAACAGCAATATTAATTTTCTGTATGATATTAATTGTCTGTATGATACggtaaatgaaaaaaaatccGAATGTTTATTCCGGTGTTGTAAAACTGATTTGCAAGGACATAACGCACCCGTAAATAGTTGCCGAAAATGTTCTGGGATCATGATTTGGAAACGTTAAATGCTAACGGCGCAATACGATTCCCTAATTTTGTTTAAACCGCTCAAACGACTTGTTTTATTTGGCTGATTTATAGGCAGAGGGGCTGAGTTATCAGTAACTCCAAACAATTCACGATAAGTAGAGAACGAACCGATGAAAGTAGATATAATAATCGCTACAGACTTTTAACTAGCATTTCATAAGATCAAAAGGACGACCAAACAAACAAACCAGATAGATCATTCAGGGCTTCAGGCCTCGGCAAAAAACCAAAACAACATAAAGATATCACCCATGTGCACCAGGTCAAATACCTCCGTCACTGTGTTCAATCTGCACCGGTTGAACGCCTGCCTGGGGGGCCAAAGATTTCTCCTTGGCCTCCAAAACATCGACGACCCTTTGAGCCAGGTCACGCCATTTTGAGCTTTCTGCCATCATCTCGTTTGCTTTGTCATACATTCGGCGAACGGTCGCTTCACAATGTTGCTGCTCCCTGCGCAACAACTTCTCCTCCCGGCGGCGtgccttctcctcttcctccagttGATCATCCTTTTTCTTCAACTTGACCATTAAGTTCACCCTCTCGGACCCGGCCTCGAAGAGTTCATCTGAGATTTTTCGAAGCCTAGCCTCCCAAATTTCCTCACTTCTGACAAGTTCGGCCTCAACGAGGTCACAATCCGCGGACTTCTCATCTGTACGGACGATGTCGATCAGAGTGGAGATCAGGTGTTCTGCGAGGTCGACAGGACTAACGGCGTGGTTGGTGACGGTCTCCTTCGACATTTTCTCGATAGTACACAGAGGAAAGAGCAGTGGATGGTGGCAGAAATAAGGAGGGGGATAAGGATAGACGAAGAGGTTAGAGAAGGAGTTACGGCAGAGAAGAACTGGGAAAGAAGCGATAGGAGGGATAGGGTTTGTCATTAAAGGGCACGTATGCATATATAGTGTAAAGTGGGAAGCTGCTTcgaatacctttttttttttgtagaaaatgTGTAATTAGTGTACTTCGTTTATTTTTGGGAAAATAAACGATTTATATTTAAAGTACTTCgatggaagaaaaaaaataggaagagataataatttagttacaTAATAGCTTAAATTAACATTTCGCGTTAATATAGTTTTAAGTTTGCTTTTCAATTTCAATGGTCAGCTTTAATGATTACGTCTAGGATCTCTTCGATTCACGTGCCAAAACCACAGACGGAGCATCGGTTACAGTGGGCGTAAATGAATATGTATGTGGCACGGTACCCGACTTATCTAGTAAGGCGTTTTGCAGTATATAATCTCCCTCCCCAGCGTTCCCTCATCGCGTCTGGTCTTCCATCCTAACAACGCAAGATAATTCCCTATTTATGTATCAACCCCTCAGATGAATTGTTTTATATTGGATGATTTTCATCCCCCGTTTTTTGATTGGGACTGTGAACTATCTGATACCGTCACATTTAATTCATAAAAAACCGCCCACAAAACTGGTAAGTCAATGGGGGAGTCGCCGAAAAGTGTGTTTTGCGTATGTTTAGGTaatatttatttcaatttaaatcaattcaaattattACTAACAAGCAAGGAGATGAGAAGATATTGATTGTTAACCGCATGTGGATTAAACGAATTTATACTAGCTACGAAGCATAGAATATTAAGCTTCCGAATCAACGGCACTCAAAATGAAAATAACTCAGAAATTTTGTTCTTTTCGTGTGATACTCACTGGCGAGGAAGAATAAACCGATTAACAATTGAGTATAAACAGATTTTTAATATCGAACAGATGAAAGTAGATATAATAATTGCTACAGAGTTTTAGTTAGCTTTTCATAAGATCAAAAGGAGGACCAAACAAACAAACCAGATAGATCATTCAGGGCTTCAGGCCTTGACAAAAAACCAAAACAACATAAAGATATCACCCATGTTATGTGCACCAGGTCAAATATCTGAGTCACTGTCTTCAATCTGCACCGGTTGAACGCCTGCCTGGCGGGACAAAGATTTCTCCTTCGCCTTCAAAACATCGACGACCTTTTGTGCCAGGTCACGCCACTTTGAACTTTCCGCCATCATTTCGTTTTCTTTGTCATACATTCGGCGAACGGTCGCTTCACAATGTTGCTGTTCCCTGCGCAACAACTTCTCCTCCCGGCGCCGTGCcttctcctcttcttccagttgatCCTCCTTTCTGCAACTTGACCATTAAGTTCAACCTCGCGGACCTGGCCTTGTAGAGGTGATCTGAGATTTTTTCAAGCCTTGCCTCCCAAATTTCATCCCTCCTGAAAAGTTCGGCCTCAACGAAGTCACATTCCAGGGACTTCTTATCTGTACGGACGATGTCAATCAGCTTGGACATGGGCTGTTCTGTGAGGTAGACGGGACTAGCGGCGTGGTCGGTGACGGTCTCCTTAGATATTTTCTCAGAGGTACACAGCGGAGAGAGCAGTGGATGGTGGCAGAAATAAGGAGGGGGATAaggatagagagagagaggtgagaGAAGGAGTTACAGCAGAGAAGAACTGGGAAAGAAGCATTAGGGGGGGATAGGATTTGTCATTAACGGGCACGTATACATATATAGTGTAAATTGGGAATCTGCTTCGAataccttcttttttttttatagaaaatgagtaatacttcatttttttatttttgggaaaATAAACGATTTATATTTAAGGAAACAAAAGAGATAACAAATTTAAtgtagttttaaatttaaatttaaagttatttttcagcGTTCAGGTTTTAAAATTACGTTTACGATGTCTTCGATTCCTGTGCCAAACCCAAAAATGAAGCATCGGTTACAGTGGGCGTAAATGAAGGCGTACGTGGCACGGTACCTGACTTATCTGGTGAGCCGTTTTGCAGTATATAAGTTCACTACCCAGTTTTCCTTCATCGCGTCTGGTGATCCATACTAACGACGGTCCTCCTGTAACCTTCCCCTTCCACCACCTATTCAATAAACTTAAATCAAATAGGCTGAGATTTGGTGCAACCTCCGAGAAAGGCAGAATGGGAAAGAAGGCCGGATATGGGAGAatgaaagggaaagggaaaggggtGCCACCACGCATCTGTCCGCTGACTCTTCTGCCTCGTGAAATATGGAAGAGAATTGCAGCAAGGGTTGCGTCGGCCTCAATCCAGGATCTGTTTAACATGCAGGCGACCTGCAAGGTGTTTTTGGACGCAGCCCGCTCATCTGCGGTGTACAAGGTGGCCTCCATGGCGGAGCTACCCGTCGTGTTCGGTTATGCCTTGGAGGACCGTCCTGAAGATGGGTTCCTTTATAGAAGCGCCCGTGCAGGAAATCCGGCCGCTATATTCCGTGTAGGGATTAGAGAATTCTGCTGGATGGGCCGACACGTCGCTGGGGTCGGCACCCTGCTTGAGGCCACTGATGCGGGCGACGTCCAAGCCCGCTACATGTGTGCGATGCTGCTACTGACGCCAGGGGTTGGGGACGAGGCGGACGCTGGCAGGGCGGTTGAAATGTATGCCAACGTACTGGCTGCTGGAAAAATCGAATTGTGCAGAGACTTCTTCGAGCAGTTGTTCGCAAATCCGCTGATTGGGGTGCACCCGTCGTATCCAGGGAAGCCTGTCGTCTGCCGGTCAAGCGTTTGCCCGACCCACGGGACCATGGGAGCCGCCAATGATTCATCGAGTGTGTCGTGCGTCCACTGCCTTGCCGAGTTTGAGGTGTTGCATTTCTTTAGTCTGTTTACTTTTAGATGAAGTTTCGTTGTAACCAAAGTTGAATGTATTTCATTGTTAATGATTCAGGTGTTTGAGTTGGGTGGCCTTGTAAATCCCCGCTTTCGTGGATCAGATAAGTGACATATTCGAACCGATGCATATCACCGTGTTTAAACATTTAAACGGTCACACGCATAACCTTCGATAGAAGCACTATTTCATAACTTCATTAGCTAATAGGACAAacggaatataaaaaaaaaaaacaaacacaccAGAACAGTTCAATATTAGCGTTGGGCCTAAACAGTAGAATACTAGTCCTAAACATACATTGCCGGGGAGGGGAGGGGTCGGTTTATGGTGTCTCCATCCCGTTGTTGCACTGACCCCTAAGACCCGGGACTTCACCTGTCCAGCAAAACGTTGGCCAGCTGCCGTATGATTTTTGCCAGTTGAGTCCTGAGTTcctgtctctctctctccatctGGGATATACGGTACTCGATCGACGCAACAGCCCGTTGTATGTCCTCAATCGATTGGCTGGCTGCAAGTAATGTAACTTTGTTAGCAACGTATTGATACCGACGCAGGTGACTACACGTGGGGGTGTCGCAAAAACACAATTTTCGCTTACCCGATGCACCTGGTTCTACCGCGGGACTATTTCTCACCGTCGTATCGTGCCGTTCGCCTTGAACGACGAATCGATTGCACTCAAACGGCGGTGGGAGCTCGCTGCCCAGACCTGAAACAGGCAGAGTAAATGCTAACCTGAACCTTTTCCACGAGGCCCCTCATCAAGTCCTTGACGATGAGACCGATCTTCGGAAACGACCAGTCCTCTTCCGACTGGCTCTGACCACCCTTGACCGCATTAACATCATCCGGCTGTCGAGCTTCGTCTGAGGTTTCGGAGTCAGCTTTGGGTCCACTGGGGAGCTAcatattataaaaacaaaaatgtcCAAAATCGAACAATTATTTGTTGAAAGATTGTGTGAAGTACACCTGAGCAGAAGATTTACTTCAGATGCTTGCGGGGGCTGTGAGTGCTCAATTGTATCTGCGTCGTGGACCTCTTCGCATACGTCCTTGCATGTACCCCGTACGTGGTTGTTAATGCGAATATTCGTCTACCATGCATATGCAACGTACTGCATTTTGTTGTATTCTAATAGTCATAAATGAAACTTGTCTAACCTGTTGCATGTGTCACCGTCGGAGCTCGAGCGTGCTTCTCCGTCGCccattgttttttctttttttttttcttggtgtttTTCGAATAATGGTGGCTTAGAAGGATGGGTGGGTTTATTTAATTGCAAAGACCCTTGGAAAATCCGACGGTTGTGTACTCCGTTTACGGATGCGTATATGATAACGTTACTCGGGTGTTGTGGGATGAGTCATGGGTATACGTTGTAATCGTCACACTCGCGACAAATCTTTCACCCGTAAGGTACGTTCGTATGCGGCCTCGTTTTATGATCTGTTCCGTATCCAAAAGTGTAAGTTCTGAGTGACACTATATATACTGTAAAATTTCCTTTTGCAATCACTATTCTAGGATGATTGCGGTTAACTCTATCCAAAACTACCGACAGGCTTCCATTACGGCGCTAAATCTGACCATGCCTTCCCCACCCCTCCAcccattattttaaaaattatatcgtACATGCATGGGACTGCGTGCAACTTTTGCAATGGGCGTAATGCTTTATTTCCTACATCAGTACACCGCCAAAAGGCATTCGTTGGGAGATGGGACAAAGCCAAAATGGATAATACACTAGATACCTTTATCTATTCGGTTCCCTTCCCATCGTACCGATCAACCGGTTTGTCCAAAGATTGTGCCATACTTGTTTATGCATAAATATCTATACACAGTGTATTGTCCCATACCCCGAATTGACATATACACCTGTTAGTCTACAGCTATCTAGACCCTAGGTCAGCGCGTAACAGAGTTGCCCACCTCATGTGCATCAACACGAAGGGCACGGATTTGGTACGCCGGCATCTGTTGGAAACCGAAACGCCAAAAACTTATTTATTGGTGCGCCTTTTTAATAGGAAGGCATTAGATcctttatatatttttagttcAATGGTAAAGATTATCCCGAATATAATTTAATGTAATtggttatttaatatttttttagcttTTGTGTCAgtagattatttttaaaatgttattttttttatgtttattattagtatataaaaaatatatgtgggcgtatataagaaaattaagaatacgtaaaattaaattaatcagAGTTaaatattttggattatgttaaGTGCCATCTTCAACTTCTTCAACGGAGACGATGTTGCCGGAGAAACCTTCTTCGACGATTCTGGCCGAAACAGCACGGCTCTGGTATTCAACGGATGAGGTAGTTTCGACGAAGCGCGGTCATATTCTTTGCTTATGTTCGTCAGATCTTCGTCATTGGTGAGGGAGATCAAGGTTTCTAAGTCTTCGTTCGGCAATTGACACCAGAACGTCACAGATGAACCGCACAACGCTCCTACCTTTACCAACAAGTCTGCACAACGCAAAACATAAACATGTTAACGAACAATCATAGAAAAAAATGAGCAACACTTAAAATTGAGAGAGAAACAATGCTAAAAAATGGATATGAGAAGCAAATGGAACGGTCCACGGTGACTCTGGTGTGGCCACCGATGAAACGGAGCCCGCCGTCGGTAGCGCGTGGGAGGTTCTTGCCGCCGTAGCTGCAGAGGAGCTTAATCGTACGGCCGGGACTCGTTTCCATGGCGATCTACTCGGTTAGTTCGAAAACAGAAGAAGCTTAGAAGATTCTAGAAACAGAAAACTGAAGAATAGGAGAGGTAAAGGAAAATTTGAGTCGTTGTTGGCGGTGGAGATAATAGAAGGGGCAGCTTGCGACGGCAGAGGAAGGAGAAAAAGAGAACCAGGcggaggaaggagaagaagataacCAAGAGCAGGAGGGAGCGGCGGTAATGATAACACGATAATGGtccaactaatttaaaaaattaaactaaatatatTCATTcaagaaattaataaataaattttttattttttaagtaattgCAAAAAAAGATtccattaaaattaatatattattttggcCTTCTCTAAACCCCAAacactaaacccaaaaccctaaaccctaaaccctaacccctaaaccataaaccctaaaccataaaccgtaaaccataaatcttaaatcctaaaccataaaccctaaaccctaaaccctaaaccctaaaccctaaatcttgaaccctaaaccatagaaccataaaccctaaaccataaatcaccTAACCCAtaatccataaaccctaaaccctaaaccataaactctaaaccataaacactaaaccctaaaccataaaccctaaaccctaacccatggACCATAAACCttgaaccctaaaccataaaccataaaccctaaaccataaacactaaaccctaaccgtaacccttaaccctaaaccctaaatcctaaaccctaaaccataaaccataaaccctaaaccctaacccatggACCATAAACCTTGAACCCTaacccataaaccataaacaataaaccataaacactaaaccctaaccgTAACCcttaaccataaaccctaaaccctaaaccctaaaccttgaaccctaaaccatagaaccataaaccctaaaccataaatcataaaccctaacccataatccataaacactaaaccctaaaccctaaacccaaaatcctaaaccataaaccctaaaccctgaccCATGGACCATAAAGCttgaaccctaaaccataaaccataaaccctaaaccctaaacaccaaaccctaacCATAACccataaccctaaaccctaaaccttaaaccctaaaccctaaatactaaaccctaaccgtaacccttaaccctaaaccctaaaccctaaaccctaaaccataaatcataaaccctaaaccctaaactataaaccctaaaccctaaaccataagccataaacactaaaccctcaaccctaaatcctaaaccttgaaccataaaccataaaccataaaccctaaaccataaatcataaaccctaaaccataatccataaaccctaaaccttaaaccataagccataaaccctaaaccataagacataaaccctaaaccataaaccataaaccataaaccataaaccctaaccctTGAACCctgaaccataaaccataaaccataaaccatatatcctaaaccctaaacctaaacttaaaccctaaaccataaaccctaaaccccaaaccataaaccttgaaccctaaaccctaaatcctaaaacctaaaccatagaacactaaacactaaaccacaaaccataaaccctaaaccctaaaccataaaccctaaaccataagccctaaaccctaaaccctaaaccatggaccctaaaccctaaaccccaaaccataaaccttgaaccctaacccctaaaccctaaaccctaatccatggaaccctaaaccctaaaccataaaccataaaccct contains:
- the LOC112770445 gene encoding RAF-like serine/threonine-protein kinase PRAF, whose translation is METSPGRTIKLLCSYGGKNLPRATDGGLRFIGGHTRVTVDHLLVKVGALCGSSVTFWCQLPNEDLETLISLTNDEDLTNISKEYDRASSKLPHPLNTRAVLFRPESSKKVSPATSSPLKKLKMALNIIQNI
- the LOC112770444 gene encoding uncharacterized protein — protein: MGKKAGYGRMKGKGKGVPPRICPLTLLPREIWKRIAARVASASIQDLFNMQATCKVFLDAARSSAVYKVASMAELPVVFGYALEDRPEDGFLYRSARAGNPAAIFRVGIREFCWMGRHVAGVGTLLEATDAGDVQARYMCAMLLLTPGVGDEADAGRAVEMYANVLAAGKIELCRDFFEQLFANPLIGVHPSYPGKPVVCRSSVCPTHGTMGAANDSSSVSCVHCLAEFEVFELGGLVNPRFRGSDK